From the Streptomyces sp. SN-593 genome, the window TGATGAACGGCATCTGGATGTAGAAGCTCGACGCGCCCACCAGCCGCATGATGCCCGTCTCCCGGCGCCGGGAGAAGGCGGACACCCGCACGGTGTTGATGATCAGCAGCATGGCCACGGTGAGCATGAACGCCAGCACCACGTACGCGACCCGGGTCATGCCGTTGAGCAGGTCGAAGAGGTTCTGGAGCACCTTGCGCTGGTCCTCCACCGACTGCACGCCCTTGCGCCCGTTGAAGGCGCTCGCCACCACCTCGAACTTCGTCGGGTCCTTCAGCTTGACCTGGTAGCTCTGCTCCATCTGGTCCGGTGTGATGGAGTCGGCGAGCTGCTTGTTGGACTTGAACTGCTCCTTGTAGTGCTTGTACGCGCCCTCGGCCGACTCGTAGTAGATCTTCTTGACGACCGGCAGCTTCTTCAGGTCGGCGAGGATCTGGGCCTTCTGGTCCTCGGTCACCGGGCCCGCGGCGCAGTTGGGCGTGGTGGCCGCGTCGTTCTTGTTGCAGAGGTAGACGCTCACCTCGACCTTGTCGTACCAGTAGCCCTTCATCGCGTCGACCTGCTTGTTCACCAGCAGGGCACCGCCGGTGAGGGCGAGCGAGAGGGCCACGGAGATGACGACGGCAAGAGTCATCGTGAGGTTCCGGCGGAGACCGACGCCGATCTCCGACAGAACGAACTGGACACGCATGGGGGTCGGGGTTCCTTCCGGAGGGTTGGTGCGAGCGGGCGGCAGCAGTCAGTGCTGGTAGCCGTACACACCGCGCGACTGGTCGCGGACCAGTCGCCCCTTCTCGAGTTCGATGACGCGCTTGCGCATCTGGTCGACGATGTTCTGGTCGTGGGTGGCCATCACCACGGTGGTGCCGGTCCGGTTGATCCGGTCCAGCAGCCGCATGATGCCCACCGACGTCTGCGGGTCGAGGTTTCCGGTCGGCTCGTCCGCGATCAGGAGCATCGGACGGTTGACGAAGGCGCGGGCGATCGCCACCCGCTGCTGCTCACCACCGGACAGCTCGCCGGGCATCCGGTCGTCCTTGCCGGCCAGGCCGACCAGGTCGAGCACCTCGGGCACGGTCTTGCGGATGGTGCCGCGCGGCTTCCCGATGACCTCCAGCGCGAACGCCACGTTCTCCGCCACGGTCTTGTTCGGCAGCAGCCGGAAGTCCTGGAACACGGTGCCGAGTTGGCGCCGCATCTGCGGAACCTTCCAGTTCGAGAGCCGGTTGAGGTCCTTGCCCAGGACGTGCACCATGCCGGTGTCGGTGCGCTCCTCGCGGAGGATGAGCCGCAGGAAGGTCGATTTCCCGGAGCCGGACGAGCCCACCAGGAAGACGAACTCCCCCTTCTCGATCTCCAGCGAGACATCCCGCAGCGCGGGGCGGTTCTGCTTGGGGTAGGTCTTGGTGACACTGTCGAAACGGATCACGTTGGCACCAGTGGGTTGCGGGATCGGGGTTTGGGGTAGGGCCGGATAGGGGATGTGGGGGCGACACTACGCGACCTGGCGACGCCCGCGCAGTCGCGGTCGGCGGTTGGTGGCCCGGGCCACAGGGCACACTCGGACAAAGCCGTCATCCGCCCCCTCCGCCGCGCCCTGCGGGCGTCGTACGCCGCCGCCGCGGCCGCCCGCCCGGGCCTCGGGGCGCCCTTCCGGGCGGAACCTGGCACAGTGGGAAGTGTGCAGCCGCGGGAACACCGCGCGGCACCGGCCGCCGAAGCGGCGGCGCGGGCACGGAGTAGACGCGTCGAGCCCAGGGAACGATTTCACCACCGGGGGCGTTCACCGGACGGAAAAGGAGAGCGCGATGACGTTCGACCGACTGGTGTGTGCCAACTGCGCCGGCCCCGTGAGCGAGGGCCGCTGCCCGGTCTGCCGCGCGAACCGCGCGCGCATGGAGCAGGAGGGCGGCTGGTCGACGATATCCCCCGCCACGCTGATAGCGCTCCTGGTGGCGCTGCTGGCGGTGGTCCTCGTCGTGGAGCACGCCACCGCGTGACGCCCGCCCGCCCGGCGGGGGCGGAGACCAAATGACACGGACGACAAGGCAGGCCCGGAGCGCTTCGGCGCTCCGGGCCTGCCTTGTCGTGCCGCTGCGACCGTCAGGCCGCGGCGCCGT encodes:
- the ftsX gene encoding permease-like cell division protein FtsX, translated to MRVQFVLSEIGVGLRRNLTMTLAVVISVALSLALTGGALLVNKQVDAMKGYWYDKVEVSVYLCNKNDAATTPNCAAGPVTEDQKAQILADLKKLPVVKKIYYESAEGAYKHYKEQFKSNKQLADSITPDQMEQSYQVKLKDPTKFEVVASAFNGRKGVQSVEDQRKVLQNLFDLLNGMTRVAYVVLAFMLTVAMLLIINTVRVSAFSRRRETGIMRLVGASSFYIQMPFIMEAAFAGLVGAGLACVMLLGGRYFLIDAGLRLQDKIPLVSFIGWGPVVQVLPLVLVIGVAMPALAAFIALRRYLRV
- the ftsE gene encoding cell division ATP-binding protein FtsE, encoding MIRFDSVTKTYPKQNRPALRDVSLEIEKGEFVFLVGSSGSGKSTFLRLILREERTDTGMVHVLGKDLNRLSNWKVPQMRRQLGTVFQDFRLLPNKTVAENVAFALEVIGKPRGTIRKTVPEVLDLVGLAGKDDRMPGELSGGEQQRVAIARAFVNRPMLLIADEPTGNLDPQTSVGIMRLLDRINRTGTTVVMATHDQNIVDQMRKRVIELEKGRLVRDQSRGVYGYQH